A single genomic interval of Thermovibrio guaymasensis harbors:
- the rpsS gene encoding 30S ribosomal protein S19: protein MGRSLKKGPYVNPKILKKVRKMNETGEKKVIKVWDRACTIVPEFIGHTFAVYNGQKFIPVYVTEQMVGHRLGEFSLTRTFRGHAGQKVAKKK, encoded by the coding sequence ATGGGCCGTTCACTGAAAAAGGGTCCTTACGTGAACCCTAAAATACTTAAGAAAGTCCGTAAGATGAACGAAACGGGAGAGAAGAAAGTTATAAAGGTGTGGGATAGGGCATGTACAATCGTTCCCGAGTTCATCGGCCACACCTTTGCCGTTTACAACGGCCAGAAGTTTATTCCCGTTTACGTTACGGAGCAGATGGTAGGCCACAGGCTTGGTGAGTTCTCACTTACCAGAACTTTCCGTGGTCACGCTGGACAGAAAGTAGCTAAGAAGAAGTAA
- the rplB gene encoding 50S ribosomal protein L2 has translation MGIKRFKPYTPSRRFMTVSDFAEITKTEPEKSLTVGFVRGTGRNNQGRITCRHKGGGHKRRYRIIDFRRDKIGVPAKVAAIEYDPNRSARIALLVYADGEKRYIIWPEGLKVGDTVVAGPDAEIKVGNALPLRNIPVGTIVHNVELKPGKGGQLARAAGSFAQIMGKVGDYAQLRLPSGELRLVHLDCMATIGQVGNLDHENIVLGKAGRSRWLGIRPTVRGTAMNPVDHPHGGGEGRTFGKHPVTPWGQPTKGYKTRRAKKYSDKFIIKRRNQK, from the coding sequence ATTACTAAAACTGAACCTGAAAAGTCCCTTACGGTCGGCTTTGTAAGGGGAACTGGTAGGAATAACCAGGGTAGGATCACCTGTCGCCATAAGGGTGGTGGCCATAAGCGCCGCTACAGGATAATTGACTTTAGGCGTGATAAGATCGGTGTTCCTGCAAAGGTTGCTGCTATTGAGTACGATCCGAACCGTTCTGCAAGAATTGCTCTCCTTGTCTACGCTGACGGTGAAAAGCGCTACATCATCTGGCCTGAAGGCCTTAAGGTCGGGGATACTGTTGTTGCAGGTCCCGATGCTGAGATTAAGGTAGGTAATGCTCTTCCGCTTAGGAACATTCCCGTTGGTACAATTGTTCACAACGTTGAGCTTAAGCCCGGTAAGGGCGGTCAGCTTGCCCGTGCTGCTGGTTCTTTTGCCCAGATTATGGGTAAGGTGGGAGACTACGCACAGCTTAGACTTCCATCTGGAGAGCTCCGCCTAGTTCACCTTGACTGCATGGCTACAATTGGTCAAGTTGGAAACCTTGACCACGAGAACATCGTTCTTGGTAAGGCCGGTCGTTCAAGGTGGCTCGGTATCAGGCCAACAGTTCGTGGTACTGCTATGAACCCAGTTGATCACCCCCACGGAGGTGGTGAAGGTAGAACGTTCGGTAAGCACCCTGTTACTCCTTGGGGTCAGCCTACCAAAGGATACAAAACTAGGCGTGCTAAGAAGTACTCTGATAAGTTCATCATTAAACGCCGTAATCAGAAGTAG